From the genome of Nicotiana sylvestris chromosome 2, ASM39365v2, whole genome shotgun sequence, one region includes:
- the LOC138885302 gene encoding uncharacterized protein encodes MAAPPNFEEGQSTYRPLRFNGQYYGWWKTLMHDFMMAEDSELWDIICNSPLVPMKKLEETGPLVPKGRREYSDIDRNAVEKNYRAKKILMCGIRPDEYSRVSTCDTAKEKLEALQIAHEGTTQAYEMKRKKDNERKEPKKEKNLVLKAESSDSSDEDSDMAYLTKRFQKILRRNGGIPNWGSQAFAAWGDSSSESEQELDAENSSMMVVETEAMKYDSLFTLMAQSNDDEEEDEDDEVNSRDVQRNLKSYSSKNLSSLSNVLIDAYYSLINDKEILTIELGEAQQSRDDLVVCVVDLNEAIANLEKEKEALNERITSIENERDNLMVVVVDLKETIEGLNNEKHTLEEKVASTEEERDDLNSERKRTVMDYGQWMLKARN; translated from the exons atggctgctccaccaaactttgaagaaggacaatcaacctatagacctctcagattcaatggtcaatactatGGCTGGTGGAAGACCCTTATGCATGATTTTATGATGGCAGAAGATTCAGAGTTGTGGGACATCATTTGTAATAGTCCACTTGTTCCCATGAAGAAGCTTGAAGAAACAGGACCATTGGTGCCCAAAGGGAGAAGAGAGTATAGTGACATTGACAGAAACgctgtagaaaagaactatcgtgccaagaaaatcttgatgtGTGGCATACGACCTGATGAGTACAGTAGAGTATCAACTTGTGATACTGCCAAAGAAAAATTGGAAGCTTTACAAATCgcacacgaaggaactactcag gcatacgagatgaaaagaaagaaagacaatgAAAGAAAAGAGcccaagaaggaaaagaacctggtgcttaaggctgaaagcagtgattcaagtgatgaagatagtgacatggcctatcttactaagagatttcaaaagatacttcgaagaaatggtggtataccaaatTGGGGCAGTCAA GcttttgctgcttggggagactcctcaAGTGAATCTGAACAGGAATTAGATGCAGAAAACAGTTCCATGATGGTAGTGGAAACTGAAGCAATGAAGTACGATTCACTATTCACGCTGATGGCCCAGTcaaatgatgatgaagaagaagatgaagacgatgaggtaaactccagggatgttcagagaaatctaaaaTCCTATTCTTCTAAGAATCTAAGTTCTTTATCAAATGTCCTAATTGATGCTTATTATAGCCTCATAAACGATAAGGAGATCctgaccatagaactaggagaggcacaacaatctagagatgatctagtgGTCTGTGTAGTAGACTTAAATGAGgccatagctaatcttgaaaaagaaaaggaagccttgaatgaaagaataactagcattgaaaatgagagagacaatctgatggtagtagttgttgatctaaaagaaacaatagaaggccTTAACAATGAGAAACACACCTTAGAAGAAAAAGTTGCATCTACTGAAGAAGAAAGGGATGACCT GAACAGTGAGAGGAAGCGGACTGTGATGGACTATGGACAGTGGATGCTTAAAGCACGCAACTGA